One genomic window of Cannabis sativa cultivar Pink pepper isolate KNU-18-1 chromosome 2, ASM2916894v1, whole genome shotgun sequence includes the following:
- the LOC133028943 gene encoding uncharacterized protein LOC133028943 — MRDFPSCFGENGVQVADSSSSSSSKNAQNLVTCVYQCRLRGRSCLITVSWSKNLMGQGLTVGIDDSSNHCLCKVDIKPWLFSKRRGSKSLEAYSSKIDIYWDFSSAKFGSGPQPLEGYYVGVVVDRQMVLLLGDLRKEAFKKTSATPMPSDAVFVAKKEHIFGKRVFSTKAQFCNNGQIHDLVIECDTIGVTDPCLMIRVDGKTLMQVKRLRWKFRGNHTILVDGLAVEVFWDVHSWLFGTSLGNAVFMFKTCLSAEMLWSSQSLADPNALPWSFSQRFSDSKGSSLGFSLILYAWKNE, encoded by the coding sequence atgagagatttccCATCTTGTTTCGGTGAAAATGGAGTTCAAGTTGCGGATTCTTCTTCGTCGAGCAGCAGTAAGAATGCCCAGAATTTGGTTACTTGTGTGTATCAATGCCGGCTTCGAGGAAGGTCTTGCTTGATTACTGTTTCATGGAGTAAAAACTTGATGGGTCAAGGCCTTACAGTTGGAATCGACGACTCATCGAATCATTGTCTCTGTAAGGTTGATATTAAACCATGGTTGTTCTCCAAGAGAAGAGGTTCAAAGAGTTTAGAAGCGTATTCTAGTAAGATTGATATATATTGGGACTTTTCTTCTGCTAAATTTGGATCCGGGCCTCAACCATTGGAGGGATATTATGTGGGTGTTGTGGTAGATCGACAAATGGTTCTCCTTCTCGGGGATTTGAGAAAAGAAGCTTTCAAAAAGACTAGTGCAACTCCTATGCCTTCAGATGCTGTTTTTGTTGCAAAGAAAGAACACATCTTTGGTAAGAGGGTTTTCAGCACCAAGGCTCAGTTTTGCAACAATGGTCAAATTCATGATCTTGTGATAGAATGTGACACGATTGGAGTGACTGATCCGTGCCTTATGATCAGGGTAGATGGTAAGACTCTGATGCAAGTGAAGAGGCTTAGATGGAAGTTCAGGGGAAACCATACCATCTTGGTTGATGGTCTTGCAGTTGAAGTTTTCTGGGATGTCCACAGTTGGCTCTTTGGTACATCACTTGGGAATGCTGTTTTCATGTTCAAGACATGCCTGTCTGCCGAGATGTTGTGGTCTAGTCAATCTCTAGCCGACCCGAATGCTTTACCGTGGTCTTTTTCGCAGCGATTTTCTGATAGTAAAGGGTCATCTCTTGGTTTTTCCCTGATATTATATGCTTGGAAGAATGAATAG